A region of Alteromonadaceae bacterium 2753L.S.0a.02 DNA encodes the following proteins:
- a CDS encoding putative adhesin, whose product MKNPIKQCTSLVILFVGSVAALANASEQFESVESANLADYEKLVMNVSHSQLEIVDGNSNDLTATLTQTLYSGDQQECLMKLVTERKGSTLELRTEKSQISWNNHCEVRRKLLVSMDQKALQKLEVELRHGNFETLSLIVPEQSLRIAHGNIKVADVSASRWAINLSHGNGDFGTIASPQADMNGAHGGVKINSFSGERLNGKWAHGSVKLTELNVNKLKFEQAHGAFKVTKHHGDQLAIKNAHGPINLQASDAQSVELKNSHGEIYYAGNSDSLRVNNSHGDVNLIQRNADFKEISGSASHGDIHLKVPQASVCNFQVPQVNRLKSSIMKSAKDCDIAAGGELKLQGGHSDATVTSL is encoded by the coding sequence GTGAAAAATCCAATTAAGCAATGTACGAGCTTGGTAATTTTGTTTGTGGGTTCTGTGGCAGCCTTAGCGAACGCTTCAGAACAGTTTGAGAGTGTGGAAAGCGCTAATTTGGCGGACTATGAAAAGTTAGTAATGAATGTATCGCACTCGCAGCTCGAAATCGTCGATGGAAACAGCAACGATTTAACTGCGACATTAACGCAAACTTTGTACTCAGGGGATCAGCAGGAATGTTTAATGAAGCTGGTCACTGAACGCAAAGGTTCTACGCTGGAACTGCGAACGGAAAAATCTCAAATTTCTTGGAACAACCATTGTGAGGTGCGTCGTAAATTGTTGGTAAGCATGGATCAGAAGGCCTTGCAGAAATTGGAAGTTGAATTACGCCACGGCAATTTCGAGACCTTAAGCCTGATCGTTCCCGAACAGTCACTCCGCATCGCGCACGGTAATATAAAGGTTGCAGATGTCTCAGCCTCGCGCTGGGCCATAAATCTCTCGCATGGTAATGGCGATTTTGGCACGATTGCCTCGCCCCAAGCGGATATGAATGGCGCTCACGGCGGCGTGAAAATAAATTCCTTTTCAGGTGAACGGCTTAATGGCAAGTGGGCCCACGGTAGCGTGAAATTAACTGAGCTTAATGTTAATAAGTTAAAATTTGAACAGGCACATGGCGCGTTTAAAGTTACCAAGCATCACGGCGATCAGCTTGCAATAAAAAATGCGCATGGCCCAATAAATTTACAAGCCAGCGACGCACAATCTGTTGAACTTAAAAATAGCCATGGCGAAATTTATTATGCGGGTAACAGTGACTCACTGCGCGTAAACAACAGTCACGGCGATGTAAATCTGATTCAGCGTAACGCAGATTTTAAAGAGATCTCGGGTTCTGCAAGTCATGGCGATATCCATCTGAAAGTGCCGCAAGCGAGTGTGTGTAATTTTCAGGTTCCCCAGGTAAACCGCCTGAAGAGTTCCATCATGAAAAGTGCTAAGGACTGCGACATTGCCGCCGGAGGCGAACTTAAGCTACAGGGTGGCCACAGTGATGCAACTGTCACGTCTCTGTAA